Part of the Uloborus diversus isolate 005 chromosome 2, Udiv.v.3.1, whole genome shotgun sequence genome, tcggtgggttggaggcgtgatcaaaaactgattgaattgaaccgacagccaaagtaagcaaataacaatgcacaATCTTCTATACtttctcgctttttctctctgagaacTGATGCAATTGATTTGTCAACCCGAAAACAATTTTTCCTGTGcattatcgtaatttgcaaaagagtattttgctaTCTGTCTCCGAGATTTTagtagttccaattaccccttctaaggcttcaaaatgcagaattttatatctattttacaaaaattcctccgggggagaaacccccgaaccCCCTAAAATTCGAGATATTCTATTCCCTACTTAAAAGGGACTCCATTTTCCACTTTAGACCTTATGTATAATGCATGGGGAATCGTATAATGCTTATGTTAATGCATTTGCCACCGATAGAAAACATGACCAGACTACTAAAGAGACCCAAACCCTGAAATAGCTTAGAGGCACGCTAAATCTGAATCCAGCCAGTTGTAATCAAGACAActaataatgctaaaaaaaaaaaaaaaatgctgcccccccccccaggaactcagttctaaatccgcctatggtgcAGAGTCAAAAACTTTTGCAGGAAAATGTCATTGGTTAGGCGTATGATAAAGATTGAAGATGTTAATCACTTTTTTCTTCCAAGTGACAGATATTCCCTGCATCTCTAAGTCCGAGTCCCCAGCAGGCAAGGGGATTTTCTTAAAGTTAACTTCTCTGACCAGAAAGGCCAAACCACCTCCGCTTCCATGGGGTCTGTTAACacgaaaaatactatttttttttaaatttaatattagtgtGCTCTTTCAATTTAGTTTCCTGAAGGGCAATAATCTGGACGCCATACTTGTCTGCTAATTCAATCAATTGGTCTAATTTATTTCTCATTGCCGGGGAAGAAAATCCATTTATGATGCACTGAAGAATCCTGAGTTGTCGATTTGGAGACTGTGTCATTTGTCGACCGAGGCCCTCTGCCTAAATCTCGGAAGCGCCCCTGATTTACCTGCGCGACGTGCAATGTAGTATCCATTTGAGGAGAAGAATAATTCATAGCAAGGAGAAAGTAGCAGCTTCAAGTGACCCGAAGGTCCGGGGCACCAAAGTAAGAAGTCTGACTTAGCCCCGAAATGCCCATTTTAGTCGCTTCTTACGACATGCATGAGCTACAGTGGGACTATTCTTACCCCTTGGTTAGCACATGGTCACCGTTGGGGCACCCCGCTCACCACACGGGGTTCAAACAGCCGTAAGAGGTAGAAGGTGGGGATTTAGCGTTACCCTGGTCGCACCACGTGAAGGCCTCCACCATTTCGGCACAAAGGCTATAGGGAAACCCTTAACGTCAGCAAAAGTCAAATTAGATATCTCGCctccagatttttttcaaaattgaagctttttTGGCTATACTTGGAGATTGTTCATAAATGCATAACTGTTTAGACACTTTTCTACATTAATAAAAGAATGACAAACATAGAGAATGACACTGTTCAGCCTAAAGAAAGGAGACGTTTTTGTGAGTATCTAAAGTTTTGAATTAACAAAAACTTCATGAAACGtgtgtaaaaaacaaaaatacgatTTGATAGCGTCTGATACTGAGAAAAAACACATTTGATAATTATAAAACCAGTTTGTTCGAACCAGTACCATCAAGACATTTTACAGAACTTGATTTTGCAAATATCGACGATATTAATATTGATTTTACGGAGATCTCTAACTATTGCCAAATTGACACCGGATTCGACCTCATATTTGGATGGTCAAAACAGATGTTTTGATTGTCCTTAAGCGCATGTGCGGATTGGCTGAAAATCCAGCTCAATGTTAACGTCAATGCCAGGCCGAGTTTCTGAATTCAAGGCGAATTCGGTTTTTAAAAAAGGAACTCTACAATACAATGTTTGGTTGGTGCAATCGAGTGTTTTTCTAAAGGTTCAACGCGACAGCTATTCGGCTGTTTAATCGAACAAGCTGCCAAGACACAAAATTGCGCCAACTTTGTTGAGACaactcttaaattaaaaattctgctAAGACGGAAGtttgttatttcttattaaaTCTGCTTACCTGGTTGGTGTAATGCGTGACTTTCAAATGCCGTTAAGACgtcaaatttttaaacatatgaaaCATATAAGAAAAACATTTCGTTATGTCCACAACATAGTGGTTAACATCGTTTTTTGTGCAGGGTGTGCTTAATTTACTTCACAaagtcaaaattttacttttaactaTCACGTTCGTTCTAAAAATTGATTCAGTTTTTCGTTTCTTTCTAGGAACAATGGGACACACTTGAACCACTTCAAAAAAACCTGTACTTATATGAAAATGCCTGAAACAAGAAACTCTCTGCAAGAAGATCTATTTCCTCCAACTTTAGCTTCAGCGGAAAATGAAGAAGCAGATAAATTCCGTAAAAGGCTCACATTTGGGCTGGGAGTGTCGGAGATATTTTGCGGCCTCATGCTGGGCGTATTTGGATTGCTTTTAATGAACATGGAAGCAGCTATGGCATCTTTAGCAGGAGGTGTTTGGGCAGGTGGAGTAGCCATAGCAACTGGTCTGTCAGCTGTATGTTTGACAAAATGTTCAAGAAAATCCATATATGCCTTCATCTTTCTGTGTTTGTCTGTAACCAGCGTAATAACCGGCAGCCTTGCTACAGTTTTTGTGGCCATTGGTCTGGCCCACGATGCACAGTGGCCAGCTGGATATTACATTGACAGTGACGGAAGAAGGGTTCTGTTTGCAGGGGACATAGCTACAAGAGCACCTCTACTAGCTGTTGCAGCAGTCACTCTAACCTCTGCAATAGCGGACTGCGCATTGGCAGTTACGTGTTGCATTGTTGCAGCACAACAAGCATGCCAGTGCTATGTGTGGTCTGACGACGACGATGCCGTAGATCCTGATTCCAAAGTTCGCCACGACAGATTAGTGACTTGGCTAGGTCAGCAAGCTTTAATGGATTTCATGATGGCCAGTGGTAAAGTACCTGAAAACTTGGGATCGCAACAACAAATCAATAATCATACTTCGTTGAACTCGCAGACTGTAAAATGATTATCTCATGTCCAACATTTGCAAAAGGCGGAAAATCTTTTCATATGAAAGTGACGTTTTGATTCTTGGTATAATTCCTTCTACAAGCTCAGCTGTGGGAGATGAAATATGCATAATACTTTTTTTCTCctcactttcttttctttaaacttttcaagGATACAATTCAGAGTGGAAACTAAGATATGCTTCTGTgtcataaaaatacttttaatagcTTTGTTTTAAGAGTACTAGCATTTTTTGAGCATAAGACTACCGTAAAGTGAAGCTACTTGgacctgaaatttcattattttgcGAGTTTTATACGGAATATttggttaaacccataatgtgaactgataaccttgtttgtaccacttttcagacgttctgctaccttAAGCCTTTTTTGaccaacaattttaactctttatatatatatatttttttctatttttaaaaattggatctAAGTAGCCCagcgctggggctacttggtcccactcagcaaatccattagaaagaGCTATAAAACATCAGGTGTTGGTATCAAggaggaccaatgattttgaaagaaaactcaatacgtacattctagtgagcaaactatttatataaattgcaaattatttatataaattgatataaaatcaacgtatacataaaaacatatttttatgcaaacataatttctcaaatagaaatataatctaactacagctaaaaccaattgaaatgctcattatttaaacattagaaagaatgaaaactcctcaatttaatggcttgggtggatttattttctctgatattatttaatacataCTCTTCCTTGCtgctaaatactacaggatgcccaagcttgttttgtgaacgatcttttaatttcctttttagagttgatatacttaagtcaaaatgggctgatgccactctctaaggcATTTCTCCGCAATTTGTTGAACCTGGACACAGTTACaacatttttctcttaataatccacattatttcctacttcaaggggttctcttttactttcggaccctttttatccccagatttgcaaataaacgggtataaataggaactaacctctttattttaaaagattacaaaccttaacataatttagtgatgaaatatgGTTTGAGGctgcttgaacgctgggttcgagtagccccattttaaggcaaccaatgcacttttactaacttatattagttattGTGTTagttatatagctataaccttgaaacactgttattttattaagaaatagaatgcaaataTAAAACTACCGTTACCATGATggtatcagatgtttccatgaactaaCATATGAAAGTTTGCAGATACTAA contains:
- the LOC129216330 gene encoding uncharacterized protein LOC129216330 translates to MPETRNSLQEDLFPPTLASAENEEADKFRKRLTFGLGVSEIFCGLMLGVFGLLLMNMEAAMASLAGGVWAGGVAIATGLSAVCLTKCSRKSIYAFIFLCLSVTSVITGSLATVFVAIGLAHDAQWPAGYYIDSDGRRVLFAGDIATRAPLLAVAAVTLTSAIADCALAVTCCIVAAQQACQCYVWSDDDDAVDPDSKVRHDRLVTWLGQQALMDFMMASGKVPENLGSQQQINNHTSLNSQTVK